A part of Gemmatimonas groenlandica genomic DNA contains:
- the paoC gene encoding aldehyde oxidoreductase molybdenum-binding subunit PaoC produces the protein MKHDKPATTNPIDQLKVVGKATERIDGKLKTTGTAPYAYERHDAAPNAAYGVMVGASIAKGKISSIDAIAAKASPGVIAIVTALDAGPLGLAKRNTAKLLAGPDVQHYHQAVALVVAETFEQATAAAQLVRVQYLKALGSFDLAAAKATAIKPPPSNGAAPDTAVGNFAAAFAGAAVKLDATYTTPDHAHAMMEPHATIASWSGEKLTVWTSNQMVDWAVTDLAETLKIPKANVRVVSPYIGGGFGGKLFLRADALLAALGARAAGRAVKVTLPRPLMFNNTVHRPATIQRIRLGASRSGVISAIGHESWSGDLKGGGSDASVSQTRLLYSGAHRMTATRLAVLDLTESNAMRAPGEATGLMALEIAIDELAEKLKMDPIELRVRNDTQVDPEKPSRPFSQRSLIECLRTGAEQFGWSKRNAQPGSTRDGRWLVGMGVAAAIRGNPVMKSAARVRLDKAGVITVETDMTDIGTGSYTIIAQTAAETMGVSLDNVVVKLGDSTFPVSSGSGGQWGGNSSTSGVYAACMKLREAIVQKLGFGADAVFANGEVQSGTKRTSLASVAGDSGMVAEDFIEFGDLDKTYEQSTFGAHFVEVGVDAATGEIRVRRMLAVCSCGRILNPKTARSQVIGGMTMGVGAALMEEMVVDTRRGFFVNHDLAGYEVPVHADIPHQDVIFLQQTDPVSSPMKAKGVGELGICGVAAAVANAVYNATGVRVRDYPITLDKLLSGLPDNISAE, from the coding sequence ATGAAGCACGACAAGCCCGCGACCACCAATCCGATCGATCAGCTCAAGGTGGTCGGCAAGGCGACCGAGCGTATTGATGGCAAGTTGAAGACGACCGGCACGGCACCGTATGCCTACGAACGACATGACGCCGCGCCCAACGCCGCGTACGGCGTGATGGTGGGTGCGTCGATCGCGAAAGGCAAGATCTCCTCAATCGATGCGATCGCCGCGAAGGCTTCACCAGGTGTGATCGCGATTGTCACCGCGTTGGATGCGGGACCGCTTGGCCTCGCCAAGCGCAACACCGCCAAGCTGCTGGCTGGTCCGGACGTGCAGCACTATCACCAGGCCGTGGCGCTGGTCGTCGCGGAAACCTTCGAGCAGGCGACCGCCGCGGCCCAGCTCGTACGTGTGCAATACCTGAAGGCGTTGGGTTCGTTCGACCTCGCCGCGGCCAAAGCCACCGCCATCAAGCCCCCACCCAGCAACGGCGCGGCGCCCGATACCGCAGTCGGCAACTTTGCCGCTGCGTTCGCGGGCGCCGCGGTAAAGCTGGATGCCACCTACACCACACCGGATCACGCGCACGCGATGATGGAGCCCCACGCTACCATCGCCTCCTGGAGTGGTGAGAAGCTCACGGTGTGGACCTCCAATCAGATGGTCGACTGGGCGGTGACCGACTTGGCGGAGACGCTGAAGATCCCGAAGGCGAACGTGCGGGTCGTGTCGCCGTACATCGGCGGTGGCTTCGGCGGCAAACTCTTCCTGCGCGCCGACGCGCTCCTCGCCGCACTCGGCGCGCGCGCCGCCGGCAGAGCCGTGAAGGTCACGTTGCCACGGCCGTTGATGTTTAATAACACCGTGCACCGCCCCGCCACGATTCAGCGTATTCGCCTTGGCGCCTCGCGTAGCGGCGTGATCAGCGCCATCGGCCACGAAAGCTGGTCGGGCGACTTGAAGGGCGGCGGGTCCGACGCCTCGGTCAGTCAGACGCGACTGCTCTACAGCGGCGCCCATCGCATGACGGCCACCCGTCTCGCCGTGCTCGACCTCACGGAGTCGAACGCCATGCGTGCGCCGGGCGAAGCAACCGGACTCATGGCGCTCGAGATTGCCATCGACGAGCTGGCCGAGAAGCTGAAGATGGATCCCATCGAACTGCGCGTACGCAACGACACGCAGGTCGATCCAGAAAAGCCCTCACGTCCGTTCTCCCAGCGTTCGTTGATCGAGTGCCTACGCACCGGGGCCGAACAGTTCGGCTGGAGCAAGCGCAACGCGCAGCCCGGCTCCACGCGCGACGGTCGCTGGCTGGTGGGAATGGGCGTGGCCGCCGCGATACGAGGCAATCCGGTCATGAAGTCGGCGGCGCGCGTACGACTCGACAAGGCGGGTGTGATTACGGTCGAGACAGACATGACCGACATCGGCACCGGTAGCTACACGATCATCGCACAAACCGCCGCCGAAACGATGGGTGTGTCGCTCGACAACGTCGTTGTGAAGCTGGGCGACTCTACGTTCCCCGTGTCTTCCGGCTCGGGTGGGCAGTGGGGCGGCAACAGCTCGACGTCGGGCGTATACGCCGCGTGCATGAAGCTGCGCGAAGCCATCGTGCAGAAGCTTGGGTTCGGCGCCGACGCCGTGTTCGCGAACGGCGAGGTGCAGTCGGGCACGAAGCGCACATCGCTGGCGAGTGTTGCCGGCGACAGCGGCATGGTCGCCGAAGACTTCATCGAGTTCGGCGATCTCGACAAGACGTACGAGCAGTCGACGTTCGGCGCGCACTTCGTCGAGGTCGGCGTCGATGCCGCCACGGGCGAGATACGCGTGCGGCGGATGCTGGCGGTCTGTTCGTGTGGACGCATCCTCAATCCGAAAACGGCGCGCAGCCAGGTAATCGGCGGCATGACGATGGGCGTCGGTGCGGCGTTGATGGAAGAGATGGTGGTCGATACGCGTCGCGGCTTTTTCGTGAATCACGACCTCGCCGGATACGAAGTACCCGTGCACGCCGACATCCCGCATCAGGACGTGATCTTCCTGCAGCAAACCGACCCGGTGTCGTCGCCCATGAAGGCCAAAGGTGTCGGTGAGCTCGGCATTTGCGGCGTGGCGGCGGCGGTGGCGAATGCCGTGTACAACGCCACCGGCGTGCGGGTGCGTGACTATCCGATAACACTCGACAAGTTGCTCAGCGGTTTGCCGGACAACATCTCAGCGGAATAG
- a CDS encoding ferritin-like domain-containing protein, which yields MNIGETLGRRNFLRNAGLSGAALALAGCSLDGAELFAPKLEPSRAVVGADGSITLDFSSDIDVLNYAYALEQLEAAFYVTVVTNAQFTTIFAANEQRVLRDVRDHEVVHKDFLAAALGSARIPNLTPNFSGINFSDRLSVLQTARTFEDLGVSAYNGAARYLSSTAYLGVAGKIVSVEARHASAIRDLLNPRSGDFAPSAFDAANTPQTVLAAADPFIVESITATNT from the coding sequence ATGAATATCGGAGAGACATTGGGTCGGAGAAACTTTCTGCGCAACGCAGGCCTCTCGGGCGCTGCACTGGCGCTCGCGGGCTGCTCCCTCGATGGAGCGGAGCTGTTTGCACCGAAGTTGGAGCCGTCCCGCGCCGTTGTCGGGGCCGACGGCAGCATCACACTCGACTTCTCCAGCGATATCGACGTGCTCAACTACGCGTACGCGCTCGAGCAGCTCGAGGCCGCGTTCTACGTCACTGTCGTGACCAACGCGCAGTTCACCACGATCTTCGCGGCGAATGAACAACGTGTGCTTCGGGATGTGCGCGATCACGAGGTCGTTCACAAGGACTTCCTGGCCGCTGCGCTCGGTAGCGCACGCATCCCCAACCTCACACCGAACTTCAGCGGAATCAATTTCTCTGATCGGCTGAGCGTGCTGCAAACGGCGCGTACGTTCGAGGATCTCGGTGTGAGCGCGTACAACGGTGCGGCCCGCTATCTGTCGAGTACCGCGTATCTCGGTGTTGCCGGGAAGATCGTGTCAGTCGAAGCGCGCCACGCATCGGCTATTCGTGACCTGCTGAATCCCCGAAGCGGCGACTTCGCACCGTCTGCCTTCGACGCGGCGAACACGCCGCAAACCGTTCTTGCCGCCGCCGATCCGTTCATCGTCGAGAGCATCACCGCCACGAACACCTAG
- a CDS encoding ferritin-like domain-containing protein — MSKQSDAVSALTVIDADVAAHLVSRRHAITKGVTTSGLVMAGLRIGTVPAALAALATDAYGQGRLPTVVSGVLNFALRLEYLEAEFYNLGVAAPNLIPQADRQIFTTIQAHENAHVQYLRDTLGTAARPKPVFDFTAGNGAGNGPFADVFTNYNTFKAVAQAFEDTGVRAYKGQAPALQPYKDVLQAALTIHSVEARHAAEIRRLRGNFADNEPNEGWITNADTDITGTAAVYAGEANTTQLGLNVTTVTSVSAKEVTEAFDEPLTMAAVLAIIDPFIV, encoded by the coding sequence ATGTCCAAGCAGTCAGACGCAGTGTCAGCGCTCACCGTCATCGATGCGGACGTGGCGGCTCATCTCGTATCCCGCCGTCATGCCATTACCAAGGGGGTGACGACCTCCGGGCTCGTCATGGCCGGTCTTCGTATCGGCACCGTACCCGCCGCGCTGGCGGCCCTCGCTACCGATGCGTATGGACAGGGCCGACTTCCCACGGTGGTGAGCGGCGTGCTCAACTTCGCGCTCCGACTCGAGTATCTCGAAGCGGAGTTCTACAACCTTGGAGTGGCCGCACCCAATCTCATACCGCAAGCCGATCGGCAGATTTTCACTACGATCCAGGCGCACGAGAATGCGCATGTGCAGTATCTGCGTGACACGTTAGGCACCGCGGCGCGCCCGAAGCCGGTGTTCGACTTTACCGCCGGCAACGGTGCGGGTAACGGACCATTTGCCGACGTGTTCACCAACTACAACACATTCAAAGCGGTCGCGCAGGCCTTCGAGGACACCGGTGTACGCGCGTACAAAGGACAGGCGCCCGCGCTTCAACCGTACAAAGACGTGTTGCAGGCGGCGCTCACGATCCATTCGGTCGAAGCGCGTCACGCGGCAGAGATTCGCCGACTTCGGGGCAACTTCGCCGACAACGAGCCGAACGAAGGGTGGATCACCAACGCTGACACCGATATCACCGGTACAGCAGCCGTGTACGCCGGCGAGGCGAACACCACTCAGCTCGGTCTCAATGTCACGACGGTCACCAGCGTGTCCGCCAAAGAAGTGACGGAGGCATTCGATGAACCGCTGACGATGGCCGCCGTACTCGCCATCATCGATCCGTTCATCGTGTAA
- a CDS encoding alpha/beta hydrolase, with amino-acid sequence MFNSPPTRALVVVTLAGAAGLAGCATKDSARADSMTAAGTLSDSGEMSLPRTRASAANVEMQSVLDQLGSMGGKPIESLTPAEARKQPTPAAAVAMVMTKAGRDTTPTAMVPGISSMDRTIPGPGGAMPTRIYTPSGPGPFAVVVYYHGGGWVIADKNVYDGGARSISKEANAIVVSVDYRLAPEHKFPAQHDDALAAYAWVVKNAASIKGDPNRIAIAGESAGGNLAVATAIAARDAKMPIPKAVIAVYPIAQPENTTASYIEHANAKPLNRAMMGWFAGHVSRTPADLQDPRINLVKANLAGLPPVTIINAQIDPLREDGAMLEQALKAANVSVERRVYDGVAHEFFGMGAVVAKAMDATQYAGARLKAAFGN; translated from the coding sequence ATGTTCAATAGTCCACCAACTCGCGCCCTTGTCGTGGTAACGCTGGCCGGTGCCGCTGGCCTCGCCGGATGTGCCACCAAGGATTCAGCACGCGCCGACTCCATGACCGCCGCCGGCACGCTCTCCGACTCGGGCGAGATGTCGCTCCCGCGTACCCGCGCCTCGGCCGCGAACGTCGAGATGCAAAGCGTCCTCGACCAACTCGGCAGCATGGGCGGCAAGCCCATCGAGTCACTCACACCCGCCGAGGCGCGCAAGCAGCCCACACCGGCGGCGGCCGTGGCGATGGTGATGACGAAAGCGGGCCGGGACACGACGCCGACGGCCATGGTACCTGGCATCTCCAGCATGGATCGCACGATTCCCGGTCCTGGCGGTGCGATGCCGACGCGCATCTACACGCCGAGCGGCCCCGGACCCTTTGCGGTGGTGGTGTACTATCACGGCGGCGGTTGGGTGATCGCCGACAAGAATGTGTACGACGGCGGTGCACGCAGCATATCGAAGGAAGCCAACGCGATCGTGGTGTCGGTCGACTACCGCTTGGCGCCCGAGCACAAGTTTCCGGCGCAGCACGACGATGCGTTGGCCGCCTACGCGTGGGTCGTGAAGAATGCGGCGAGCATCAAGGGTGATCCGAACCGTATCGCCATTGCCGGTGAGAGTGCGGGCGGCAATCTCGCCGTGGCGACAGCGATCGCGGCGCGTGACGCGAAGATGCCCATCCCCAAGGCGGTGATCGCGGTGTATCCCATCGCGCAGCCGGAGAACACGACGGCGTCGTACATCGAACACGCCAACGCCAAGCCCCTCAATCGCGCCATGATGGGGTGGTTCGCGGGTCACGTGTCGCGCACGCCGGCCGATCTGCAGGATCCGCGCATCAATCTCGTGAAGGCGAATCTGGCCGGACTGCCTCCGGTCACGATCATCAACGCGCAGATCGATCCGCTGCGAGAAGACGGCGCCATGCTGGAGCAGGCACTCAAGGCGGCGAACGTTTCGGTGGAGCGTCGCGTGTACGACGGCGTGGCGCACGAGTTCTTCGGAATGGGCGCGGTCGTCGCCAAGGCGATGGACGCCACGCAGTACGCCGGCGCGCGACTCAAGGCGGCCTTCGGGAATTGA
- a CDS encoding FAD binding domain-containing protein: MKPFTYERALTPAAAAAAAAQNPKAKFIAGGTNLLDLMKHEIETPAHLIDVNGIGLDTIEPTASGGLRIGALVRNTALAANELVRRDYSLLSRALLAGASGQLRNKATTAGNLLQRTRCSYFYDTNQPCNKRQPGTGCSAIGGYSRLLGVVGVSRACIATHPSDMAIALRALDATVDTVLPSGRTRQLPIADFHTPPGSTPNIETVLQPGEFITSVTLPKPVGGAHVYLKVRDRASYAFALISVGVILQPDGTGRVTVGGVAPKPWRMGSADAALPSGAKAATKKLLASATPTKENAFKLKLVERALGAAIAQAKGARA; this comes from the coding sequence ATGAAGCCCTTCACCTATGAGCGCGCGCTGACACCCGCCGCTGCCGCGGCCGCTGCGGCACAGAACCCCAAAGCCAAGTTCATCGCCGGCGGCACTAATCTGCTCGATCTCATGAAGCACGAGATCGAGACACCGGCGCACTTGATCGATGTGAATGGCATCGGTCTCGATACCATCGAACCCACCGCCAGCGGCGGGCTGCGCATCGGCGCACTGGTACGCAATACCGCCTTGGCCGCCAACGAGCTCGTGCGGCGCGATTACAGCCTGCTGTCGCGTGCGCTGTTAGCCGGCGCTTCGGGACAGCTACGCAACAAGGCGACGACAGCCGGCAATCTGCTGCAACGCACGCGCTGCTCGTACTTCTATGACACGAACCAGCCCTGCAACAAGCGGCAGCCGGGCACTGGATGCAGCGCCATCGGCGGCTACAGCCGGCTGCTCGGCGTCGTTGGCGTGAGCCGCGCCTGTATCGCCACGCATCCGAGTGATATGGCGATCGCACTGCGCGCACTCGACGCCACCGTCGATACCGTGCTACCGAGCGGACGCACCCGTCAACTGCCGATCGCCGACTTCCACACGCCGCCGGGCAGCACGCCCAACATCGAGACGGTGCTGCAACCGGGCGAGTTCATCACCAGCGTCACGCTCCCCAAGCCCGTCGGCGGCGCCCACGTGTACCTGAAAGTGCGCGACCGTGCCTCGTATGCCTTCGCGCTGATATCCGTTGGCGTGATCCTGCAACCCGACGGCACCGGCCGCGTGACTGTTGGCGGCGTAGCACCCAAGCCGTGGCGCATGGGCAGTGCGGACGCGGCGCTGCCGAGTGGTGCGAAAGCGGCCACGAAGAAGCTGCTCGCCAGCGCCACCCCCACCAAGGAGAACGCCTTCAAGCTCAAGCTGGTCGAGCGCGCGCTGGGGGCGGCCATCGCGCAAGCCAAGGGAGCACGCGCATGA
- a CDS encoding PEP-CTERM sorting domain-containing protein: MLTIFSLGIASIAWPAHTLHAQPATVTFDALTESSPGSGIRFVQNCYVESGFQFTAVGVPCTGAPSIDAFVAGSANSPIFDGSTTPSFLLNTSLGSLIDITRVGGGQFSFLSIALAPYFEANTTVLFTGTRAGGNVTQSFDLLGMQSGFMTVMLNATFNNLTSLRLTANNQFSEPLVKFDNVALVGTQVVPEPSTVLLSAAGLAGIALLRLRRRTRA, from the coding sequence GTGCTGACGATCTTCTCGCTCGGTATCGCCAGTATCGCGTGGCCCGCACACACGCTACACGCCCAACCCGCCACCGTCACATTCGATGCACTCACCGAAAGCTCGCCTGGCTCGGGCATTCGGTTCGTACAAAACTGCTATGTGGAAAGCGGATTTCAGTTCACGGCTGTTGGCGTGCCCTGCACTGGAGCGCCGTCCATCGACGCATTCGTTGCCGGCAGTGCGAACAGTCCGATTTTTGATGGGTCGACCACGCCCTCATTCCTGCTCAACACAAGCTTGGGATCGCTCATCGATATCACGCGCGTGGGCGGTGGCCAGTTCTCGTTTCTGTCGATCGCGCTGGCACCGTACTTCGAAGCGAATACGACCGTGCTGTTCACCGGAACGCGAGCAGGCGGGAACGTGACCCAGTCGTTCGACTTGCTCGGCATGCAATCGGGATTCATGACGGTCATGCTGAACGCGACGTTCAACAACCTCACGAGCCTCCGACTTACCGCCAACAATCAGTTTTCCGAACCACTGGTCAAGTTCGACAACGTCGCGCTGGTAGGCACGCAGGTCGTGCCGGAGCCCTCGACTGTACTGCTTTCTGCGGCTGGGCTGGCGGGCATCGCGTTGCTACGACTCCGCCGGAGGACACGCGCATGA